One Deltaproteobacteria bacterium DNA segment encodes these proteins:
- a CDS encoding arginine--tRNA ligase encodes MRGPMAGPVSTQPFATAAATAVGRALGVDPDSLVVTAPPRPEMGDLAVGCFPAAKALRQPPAALAARAAEAFTPDEHLASAQAAGPFVNFRVQDRALFRHAAAGPQLPDLGRGETVCIDYSSPNIAKHLAYHHIRSTVIGHALVNLYRALGYRVVGINHLGDWGTTHGMLLAARERWGEPEPLTIDALNDLYVRFRKAMKDDPSLEEAGRAWFKKLEEGDPEARAAWQRFKDVSLAEFQQVYDELGIRFDEIRGESEYEDAMPQVIALLEQQGLTAVSDGALVVPLDDDGMPPLLLKKQDGATLYATRDLAAAIYRWETYHFVKNLYVVDRGQSLHFQQLFRVLAKAGMEWADRCEHVPFGLVRIGGKKTGTRTGNVVLLREVLAEARAGAAERVRAANPDLPDDVLAQVARVVGVGGVVFANLVSQREKDVDFDWDEVLRVDGDNGPYVQYSHARCQSVLRKAGGEPGGDFDPDRLTSPLERQLALKLVDFGDVAARAAAHNEPHHLCRYLLDVSAAFARWYTSGNQEASLRILCDDDATRAARLALVAATRDVLREGLGILGIAAPDQM; translated from the coding sequence AGATGGGCGACCTCGCGGTCGGTTGCTTCCCCGCGGCCAAGGCGCTGCGCCAGCCGCCCGCGGCGCTCGCCGCGCGCGCGGCCGAGGCGTTCACGCCGGACGAGCACCTCGCCTCCGCGCAGGCCGCCGGCCCGTTCGTCAACTTTCGCGTGCAGGACCGCGCCCTGTTCCGCCACGCCGCGGCCGGCCCGCAGCTGCCCGACCTCGGCCGCGGCGAGACCGTGTGCATCGACTACTCGTCGCCGAACATCGCCAAGCACCTGGCCTACCACCACATCCGGTCGACCGTGATCGGCCACGCGCTCGTCAACCTGTATCGCGCGCTCGGCTACCGCGTCGTCGGCATCAACCACCTCGGCGACTGGGGAACGACGCACGGAATGCTGCTGGCGGCCCGCGAGCGCTGGGGCGAGCCGGAGCCGCTTACGATCGACGCGCTCAACGATCTGTACGTGCGGTTCCGCAAGGCGATGAAGGACGACCCGTCGCTCGAGGAGGCCGGCCGCGCCTGGTTCAAGAAGCTCGAGGAGGGCGACCCGGAGGCGCGCGCCGCGTGGCAGCGATTCAAGGACGTGTCGCTGGCCGAGTTTCAGCAGGTCTACGACGAGTTGGGCATTCGCTTCGACGAGATCCGCGGCGAGAGCGAGTACGAGGACGCGATGCCGCAGGTGATCGCGCTGCTCGAGCAACAGGGCCTCACCGCGGTGTCCGACGGCGCACTCGTGGTGCCGCTCGACGACGACGGCATGCCGCCGCTGTTGCTCAAGAAGCAGGACGGCGCGACGCTGTACGCGACCCGCGACCTCGCCGCCGCCATTTATCGGTGGGAGACGTACCACTTCGTCAAGAACCTGTACGTGGTCGATCGCGGCCAATCGTTGCATTTCCAACAGCTTTTCCGCGTGCTCGCGAAAGCCGGCATGGAGTGGGCGGACCGCTGCGAACACGTGCCGTTCGGACTGGTGCGCATCGGCGGCAAGAAGACCGGCACGCGCACCGGCAACGTCGTGCTGCTGCGCGAGGTGCTCGCCGAGGCGCGCGCCGGGGCGGCCGAGCGCGTGCGCGCCGCCAACCCGGACCTGCCGGACGACGTACTCGCCCAGGTCGCGCGCGTCGTCGGCGTCGGCGGCGTCGTGTTCGCGAACCTCGTGTCGCAGCGCGAAAAGGACGTCGATTTCGACTGGGACGAGGTGCTGCGCGTCGACGGCGACAACGGCCCGTACGTGCAGTACTCGCACGCGCGCTGCCAGAGCGTGCTGCGCAAGGCGGGCGGCGAGCCCGGCGGCGACTTCGACCCGGACCGGCTCACGTCGCCGCTCGAGCGCCAGCTCGCCCTCAAGCTCGTCGACTTCGGCGACGTCGCCGCGCGCGCCGCGGCGCACAACGAGCCGCACCATCTGTGCCGCTACCTGCTCGACGTGTCGGCCGCGTTCGCGCGGTGGTACACGTCGGGGAATCAGGAGGCGTCGCTGCGCATCCTGTGCGACGACGACGCGACCCGCGCGGCGCGGCTCGCGCTGGTCGCGGCCACGCGCGACGTGCTGCGCGAGGGGCTCGGCATCCTCGGCATCGCGGCGCCCGACCAGATGTGA